From the bacterium genome, one window contains:
- the eno gene encoding phosphopyruvate hydratase, whose translation MSKILNIQAREILDSRGNPTVEVDVTLETGVIGRAAVPSGASTGKHEAVELRDKDKNRYMGKGVLNAVKAANEIIALELKGKEALDQCTIDQLMIKLDGTENKSKLGANAILGVSLAVAKASANDLKLPLYRYLGGVNAHLLPVPLMNILNGGKHANNLIDIQEFMIVPLGAKSFREALRWGTEVFHHLKTELLSIGEITMVGDEGGFAPNLKSSEEALKIIIKAIERSGYKAGEDIYLALDIAANELLSEEGVYDFTGEGERRDTQEMIEYYDYLCKKYPIISLEDGLSEDDWEGWTNLNSKLGDKVQVVGDDLFVTNPKRLSAGIRVKAANSILIKLNQIGTLSEALSTINLSKKASFSCMISHRSGETEDTSIADVAVAVNAGQIKTGSTCRTDRMAKYNQLLRIEEELGNSAIYAGKNAFRRG comes from the coding sequence GTGAGTAAGATCTTAAATATTCAGGCTCGAGAAATATTGGATTCTCGAGGAAATCCTACCGTGGAAGTGGATGTAACTTTAGAAACAGGTGTCATAGGAAGAGCGGCGGTTCCTTCTGGCGCTTCCACCGGTAAGCATGAGGCAGTGGAGCTAAGAGATAAAGACAAAAACCGTTACATGGGAAAAGGGGTCTTAAATGCTGTTAAAGCAGCAAATGAAATTATTGCCTTAGAATTAAAAGGAAAAGAAGCTTTAGACCAATGTACCATAGATCAACTGATGATAAAACTTGATGGCACTGAGAATAAGTCTAAGTTAGGGGCTAATGCTATCTTAGGAGTTTCTTTAGCGGTGGCCAAAGCTTCTGCCAATGATCTAAAACTTCCTCTTTATCGTTATTTAGGTGGCGTAAATGCTCATCTCCTTCCGGTGCCTTTGATGAATATCTTAAATGGTGGAAAACATGCTAATAACTTAATTGATATTCAAGAGTTCATGATAGTTCCACTGGGGGCAAAAAGCTTTAGAGAAGCTTTAAGATGGGGGACAGAGGTGTTTCATCATTTAAAGACCGAACTTTTATCAATAGGAGAAATTACTATGGTAGGGGACGAAGGTGGTTTTGCTCCTAATTTAAAATCAAGCGAAGAAGCTTTAAAGATAATTATAAAAGCTATTGAAAGATCTGGATACAAAGCAGGTGAAGATATTTACTTAGCCTTGGATATTGCTGCTAACGAACTCTTATCTGAAGAAGGAGTTTATGATTTTACGGGAGAAGGTGAAAGACGAGATACCCAGGAGATGATTGAATATTATGACTATTTATGCAAGAAATATCCTATCATCTCTCTTGAGGATGGTTTATCAGAAGATGATTGGGAAGGATGGACAAATTTAAATAGTAAGTTGGGGGATAAGGTTCAAGTAGTAGGAGATGACTTATTTGTTACTAATCCTAAAAGACTTTCTGCCGGAATAAGAGTTAAAGCAGCTAATTCCATCTTAATTAAGTTAAATCAAATTGGGACTCTAAGTGAGGCTTTATCTACTATTAATCTATCTAAAAAAGCCAGCTTTTCTTGTATGATTTCTCATCGGAGCGGAGAGACAGAAGATACTTCTATTGCTGATGTTGCCGTAGCCGTTAACGCTGGTCAGATTAAGACAGGTTCTACTTGTCGAACCGATAGAATGGCCAAATATAATCAGCTTCTCCGCATTGAAGAAGAATTAGGAAATAGTGCTATTTATGCCGGGAAGAATGCTTTTAGGAGAGGATAA
- a CDS encoding Gfo/Idh/MocA family oxidoreductase → MPKVNIAVVGCGYWGPNLIRNFYQVKEVNKIFACDKDLSRLTKMKELFPAINVTEKFDEIINNPEIDAVVVATHVSLHYELGEKVLKSKKHLFVEKPFTSSTLQAKKLISLAKENKRVVMVGHTFEYTPAVNKIKEIINSGELGEIYYVDMSRLNLGLFQRDINVIWDLAPHDLSILMYVLEKRPISLSAFGTSHVIEGIEDVAMVRLEFSERLSAFLHLSWLDPCKVRRATIVGSKKMLVYNDITPLEKIRIYDRGVDSESPYDSFGEFHLSYRYGDIYIPMISGVEPLKIECSHFVECILEGKRPKTDGQNGLNVVTILEATQKSIKNNGKSIDLDWN, encoded by the coding sequence ATGCCTAAGGTAAATATTGCCGTTGTAGGTTGTGGGTATTGGGGACCTAATTTAATCCGAAATTTTTATCAAGTAAAAGAAGTAAACAAAATTTTTGCTTGCGATAAAGATCTAAGCCGCCTTACTAAAATGAAAGAGCTTTTTCCTGCCATTAATGTGACTGAAAAATTTGACGAGATTATTAATAACCCAGAGATTGATGCGGTCGTTGTTGCTACTCATGTCTCCTTACATTACGAGTTAGGAGAAAAAGTATTAAAAAGTAAAAAACATCTCTTTGTAGAAAAACCTTTCACTTCTTCAACCCTGCAAGCAAAAAAACTGATAAGTTTAGCTAAAGAAAACAAAAGAGTAGTCATGGTAGGGCATACCTTTGAGTATACTCCAGCGGTCAATAAGATTAAGGAAATTATTAATAGTGGAGAATTAGGAGAGATATATTATGTAGATATGAGTCGTTTAAATTTAGGCTTGTTTCAACGTGATATTAATGTCATTTGGGATTTAGCTCCTCATGACCTTTCCATCTTAATGTATGTTTTAGAAAAACGTCCTATTTCCCTTTCTGCTTTTGGAACCTCTCATGTTATTGAAGGCATTGAAGATGTAGCCATGGTAAGACTTGAATTTTCAGAGAGATTATCAGCTTTCCTCCATCTTAGCTGGTTAGACCCTTGTAAAGTCAGAAGAGCTACCATCGTAGGAAGTAAAAAAATGTTGGTTTATAATGATATTACCCCTTTAGAAAAGATTAGAATTTACGACCGGGGAGTAGATTCTGAGTCTCCTTATGATAGTTTTGGAGAATTTCATCTCTCTTATCGTTATGGTGATATTTATATTCCCATGATTTCCGGGGTAGAGCCATTAAAGATAGAATGTTCTCATTTTGTAGAATGTATCTTAGAAGGAAAGAGACCTAAGACTGATGGTCAAAATGGTTTAAATGTAGTGACTATCTTAGAAGCTACTCAAAAATCAATTAAGAACAATGGGAAAAGCATTGACTTGGACTGGAACTAA
- a CDS encoding DegT/DnrJ/EryC1/StrS family aminotransferase, translated as MKVQFVDLKTQYSEIKEEILQAINEVLDNNAYILGKSVASFEEGFANFCRAKYAVALNSGTAALHLALLGYNIGQGDEVITVPNTFIATAEGISHAGARPVFVDINPQTYNMDPDKIEEKITSKTKAIIPVHLYGQPCDMEPIMELAKRYNLVVIEDACQAHGAEDKGQRVGSIGQAAAFSFYPGKNLGAYGEGGMVTTNDAEVATKIRILRDHGSSQKYFHQYIGYNYRMEGIQGAVLGVKLKRLDQWTQRRRQNAETYHQLLSSCPEVITPKEKNSCKHVYHLYVIRVKNRDKLQEYLKENNIETGLHYPLPIHLQKAYQFLGYQEGNFPISETASKEILSLPMHPELTYQQIEKVVNTIKEFLSK; from the coding sequence ATGAAGGTTCAATTTGTTGATTTAAAGACTCAATATTCAGAGATTAAAGAAGAAATCTTACAAGCCATCAATGAAGTTTTAGATAATAATGCTTATATCTTAGGAAAGAGTGTGGCTTCCTTTGAAGAAGGTTTTGCTAATTTTTGCCGGGCTAAATATGCCGTAGCTTTAAATTCTGGAACAGCCGCTCTTCATTTAGCCTTACTTGGTTACAATATTGGACAAGGCGATGAGGTCATCACGGTGCCTAATACTTTTATCGCTACAGCAGAAGGAATCTCTCACGCTGGAGCTAGACCTGTCTTTGTAGATATCAATCCTCAAACTTATAATATGGATCCTGATAAGATTGAAGAAAAGATTACCAGTAAGACTAAAGCTATTATTCCTGTTCATCTTTATGGCCAACCTTGCGATATGGAACCTATTATGGAATTAGCCAAAAGATATAACTTAGTAGTGATCGAAGATGCTTGCCAGGCCCATGGAGCAGAGGATAAAGGACAAAGAGTAGGCTCTATCGGCCAAGCGGCAGCTTTTAGCTTTTATCCTGGAAAAAATTTAGGTGCCTATGGAGAAGGAGGTATGGTTACCACCAATGACGCCGAAGTAGCTACCAAGATAAGGATACTTCGTGACCATGGCTCTTCTCAGAAATACTTCCACCAGTATATTGGTTATAACTATCGGATGGAAGGGATCCAAGGAGCAGTATTAGGGGTAAAACTCAAAAGATTAGATCAATGGACCCAAAGACGTCGCCAAAATGCAGAAACCTACCATCAACTTCTATCTTCTTGTCCAGAAGTAATTACTCCCAAAGAAAAAAATTCTTGCAAACATGTTTACCATCTCTATGTAATTAGAGTGAAAAACAGAGATAAACTCCAGGAATATCTTAAAGAGAATAATATAGAGACAGGTCTTCATTACCCTCTGCCTATCCACCTTCAAAAAGCTTATCAATTTTTAGGCTACCAAGAAGGTAACTTTCCAATCAGTGAAACGGCTTCCAAAGAAATCTTGTCTCTTCCTATGCATCCAGAGCTTACTTATCAGCAAATAGAAAAAGTAGTTAATACTATTAAAGAATTTTTAAGCAAATGA